ATCGTTTTGCCGCCGTCTCAAAGGCCCCGGAGGGCTCATCGAACACGTACCATTTTAGGGTGGGGACAGGGTTATCAGGAGAATCCGAGCAGGCAGCGGCAAGCAATAAAAAGAGTAACAACATCCCGGTTTTAAGCCCGGAGACAAGGTGAAGCAAACCTACCTTCAACCACTGTTTCATGCTTTAAGCATACTCTTCCTGAGTGACTTCGTGCCAAGGTTTGAAAGTTTATGATTTTACTCGATATGAGGAAATAAAATCCAAGCGGGGATTGCTCCCCGGTTTTTTTCCGAAGGATACTGATGGCCAGATCAGCTCGGTCATCTCCGTCAAAATCACTAGTTACAACAGAAGTGCTAGAACGGTCAAGAGTTAATCAGCTTGAATTCATAAAAACTGCGGCTGGAAACCGCCTCCTTGCAAGCTCGGCCATTAGGCCAAACCTTACATAGTAGAGAAGATGGACCCGCTTCAGCTGAAAATCTCTCGGAGCACATCAGGGCGTTTCTTGGCTATTTTGAGCAGGGATTTCGCTGCCCCAGAAGGTTCTCGCCGCCCTTGCTCCCAGTCTTGAAGGGTCCGCTTGGATACCCCTAGAAGAGCGGCAAACTGTGCTTGAGAAAGCCCCACTTTGTGGCGAGCCTCAGTCACCGATGAAATGCTTGCATAATGCACACGCCCGCGATTGCCTGCTTTCATTTGTCGGATAGACTGCAGTAGCTCTGCCCCGATATCGCGCTTCGCATCGCGTTCCAGTAACTCTTTCTCAGTCAGTGGCATTTTTGATTTCCTCCTTTATCGTTTTGAGCACGTGGGCAGGGATCTCTTCCTGGGCACTCTTGGCATAGAGCAGTAACAGCCAGATTTCACCGTGGACCAGGCGATTGTAGTAGATCACTCGGATTCCACCGCGCTTGCCGCTGCCCTTGCGCGACCAACGGACTTTGCGCACT
This sequence is a window from Nitrosococcus oceani ATCC 19707. Protein-coding genes within it:
- a CDS encoding transcriptional regulator produces the protein MPYDLIMFTVVETLTFSKLAADYWTEEERGEFAAWLAANPEAGNVVPGSGGVRKVRWSRKGSGKRGGIRVIYYNRLVHGEIWLLLLYAKSAQEEIPAHVLKTIKEEIKNATD
- a CDS encoding helix-turn-helix domain-containing protein, whose amino-acid sequence is MPLTEKELLERDAKRDIGAELLQSIRQMKAGNRGRVHYASISSVTEARHKVGLSQAQFAALLGVSKRTLQDWEQGRREPSGAAKSLLKIAKKRPDVLREIFS